The sequence TAAAATATCCTGCTGCTCCTTTTCTGAAAATGATTTCCACTCTGCAGCGGTAAAAGACAATTGATCATTGGCAGGACATGGATGCACGTTGTTTCCTTCTTTTTCAAAAGAAGCAATAAGTGCTGCGATGGGTGCAGCTTTTTGAAGTTGGCGGTTGAAAAAGGAATTGAACAACTGCAGAAAAATCCACTGTGTCCATTTATGGTAATCTGGTTCACAGGTTCTTACTTCCCTGCTCCAGTCATAGGAAAATCCAATATTGTCTAATTGCTTTCTGAAATTATTAATGTTCTGCACGGTACTCACGGCCGGATGTACGCCGTGCTCAATGGCATACTGTTCAGCAGGTAATCCAAATGCATCATATCCCATAGGATGCAACACATTGAACCCCTTTAGTCTTTTATAGCGACTGAAAATATCAGAGGCAATATATCCTAAAGGATGCCCCACATGCAATCCTGCTCCACTTGGATAAGGGAACATGTCTAGTACATAATACTTGGGTTTATTGCTGTTATTGGGAACCTTGTATGCCCCGGATTGTTTCCAGGATTCCTGCCATTTTTGTTCAATCGCTCTGAATTGATAGTCCATCTTGCCTGCCCTTTTTATTTATTTGCGTTTCTTTAACGCCTGCCGAGAAATATTCGCTTATTTTCAGGGCAGGTTTAAGGGTGCAAATGTAAGTCATTAGCCGTCAAAACCCTACATTTGTAACGTTTGAAAGCAGACCACCGCTGACCAGCAGCGGTTAAAAAAGGAATACAATATGGCGCAGGCAGGAAAAGCATCACTCAAGCGGGGAAAACCCAATTATATCTATACCATTATTGGCGTGGCCCTGGTATTGTTAATCATGGGAATCATGGGCTGGTTCTTTCTGAATCTGAACGCAGTTGGCAATACCTTCAAGGAAGATATTCGCTTAAGTGCTTATATGCGTACACTGAACAAGGATACCATTGCACAAATTCAACAATATATTGCGGCTAAACCTTACGCCAAAAACGTTTTGTATGTAGATAAGAACACAGCCAAGGAAATCTGGAACAAGGAAAACAATGAGGACTGGGCCAAAATTCTGGATGTTAATCCTTTGCCGGAGAGCATTGACTTTTATGCAAAAGCTGAATATGTAAACAAAGACAGTCTAGCCGTCATCAGCGCTGATTTAATGGCAGCGTATGGCAATCAGATTACTGATTTACAATACCCGAAAAGTTTGGTAACCAATTTAAATGAAAGAGCTTCCAAAATTGGGTTGATCTTCCTGGTAGTAGCCATCACCCTTTGTGTAATTGTTATCATAAGCATCGACAACACCATTCGTCTGGCCATGTTTAGCAATCGTTTTTTGATTAAGACGATGCAGATGGTGGGAGCCACACAGTCTTTTATTGCACGACCACTTAATGTCCGCGCCATTATCAATGGGCTCATCAGTTCGGGAATTGCTATTGTATTAATGTTCTCCTTAATTGGCTGGGCAGAAGCACAGTTCCCTCAGTTGAAAGCCATCCGCAATACCAATCATACCCTATTATTGTTTGGCGGTTTGATTTTGCTGGGCGTAGGTATTTCTGTACTGAGCACCCACAGAAGCGTGTTGAAATACCTGAAGATGAAACTGGATGATTTGTATTAAACAACATTGTTTAACTCAATTCAAATTAGAACTACTACAAAAAACTTTAAAAAATTCATATGAGCGCAAATAATAAAACCACTCCACTCTTTTCAAAAGACAACTTTTTATTCATGCTGATTGGCGGTCTTGTGATTGCCTTGGGTATGTATTTAATGAGTGGTGGCAAGAGTGATGACCCAAGTGTGTTTTCGAATACCGAAGTGTATAGCAAAACACGAATTACCATTGCACCTATTTTAATTGTAGTTGGATTACTGATTGAAGTGTACGCTATCTTTAAGAAACCAAAGACTGCATAATGACTCATCTAGAAGCTGTCATCATCGCCATCATCGAAGGCATCACAGAGTTCCTCCCTATTTCTTCAACTGGTCATATGATTATTGCCAGTTCCTTTATGGGAATTGCCAAGGATGATTTTACCAAATTATTTGAAGTAGCCATTCAGTTGGGTGCTATTTGCTCAGTCGTAATTTTATTCAGAGGAAAATTCTTCCCGCTAAATCGCTGGAAATTTTATTTAAAACTGATCATTGCTGTTTTACCTGCATTAATTTTAGGGGCTTTGTTCTCCGACACCATTGATGCTTTATTGGAAAGCCCCATGGTGGTATCAATTACCATGGTATTGGGCGGAGTAGCTCTAATTTTTATTGATTCTTTTTTCAAGAACCCAACCATTTCTGTTGACGAAGAAATCTCCAATAAAAAATCTTTTGTAATTGGCTTTTGGCAATGTGTAGCCATGATACCAGGAGTTAGCAGAAGCGCAGCCAGTATTATCGGAGGTATGCAACAGGGATTAACCAGAAAACTATCTGCTGAATTTTCTTTTTTTCTGGCAGTTCCTACGATGGCAGCTGCAACTGGTTACAAATTATTGAAAGCATACACAGAAACGCCTGATTTAATATTTACCAGAAACAATATAATATTATTAGGTCTCGGAAATGTAGTTGCTTTCCTTGTTGCACTATTGGCTATTAAATTTTTCATCACTTATTTACAGAAATACGGCTTTAAATTATTTGGCTGGTACAGGGTTATTGTTGGTTTAATTCTAATTATCCTTATCTTAACAGGACACCTGAAATAAACACCATGTCTGTTACTACAGCCAGTAAAAAAGTCATCAATGGTTGGGCAATGTACGATTGGGGCAACAGCGCTTACAATCTGGTTATCACTTCCACTATTTTTCCCGCTTATTACGAAGCCGTTACCGGAGACGGCAACGATCAAACCCTGAATGACACCGTTACGCTTTTTGGGAGAGAATATGTAAATACCGCCCTGTACAATTATGCATTGGCAATTGCATTTATTGTAGTGGCCCTACTATCTCCCATACTATCGTCCATTGCAGATTACAAAGGCAATAAAAAACAGTTTCTGTTTTTCTTTTGTACACTCGGCAGTGCAGCTTGTTCAGCACTTTATTTTTATGACAAGACCAATCTGGCATTTGGCCTGGCCTGTTTAATCATTGCCTGCATAGGTTTCTGGAGCAGTCTTGTTTTTTATAATTCCTTTCTTCCGGAGATTGCTGCTCCAGAAGACAGAGACAAAGTAAGTGCTAAAGGATTTGCCATGGGCTATATTGGGAGTATGATTTTGCAAGTGATCTGCTTTGTATTTGTTCTATCTCCAGACAGTTTTGGTATTACAGTTGGCAAAGCTTCTCAGCTTTCTTTCTTATTGGTGGGTATTTGGTGGTGGGGATTCGGGCAGCTTGCTTTGAAAAGGCTACCTAAATCTGTACCTGCTGGCGGAACAAAATCCAATAAAGAAGTTTTTGCTGGCGGCTATAAAGAGCTAAGCAAAGTATGGACTCAAATCCAATCTATGCCCGTACTGAAAAGATTTTTATTTTCTTTCTTCTTTTACAACATGGGAGTTCAGACAGTTATGCTGGTAGCTACTTTATATGGCAAGAGCGAACTGAATATTCCTACCATGAATTTAATCATTGCCATATTGATAATTCAGTTTATAGCCATACCTGGTGCTTATACTATTGCATGGGTATCTAAAATAACCAGCAATTTTAAGGCATTGATGATTACGATTGCTTTCTGGATTGTGCTTTGTGTAATTGGGTATACACTACCCAGAAACGGGATTTATGAATTTTATGGATTAGCGGTATTGGTAGGATTTGTAATGGGAGGTATTCAAGCTCTCAGTAGAAGTACCTATGCCAAGCTTATGCCAGAGACCAAAGACACTACATCCTATTTCAGCTTCTATGATGTAACGGAAAAAGTGTCGATTGTGGTGGGCATGTTTAGTTTTGGTTATATCAACGAACTATCAGGCTCACAGAGAAATTCTGTTTTAGTACTAGTTATATTTTTTGTGATTGGATTGTTGATTCTGTTTTCAGGGGCTAAATTGCAGTCTAAACAGAAGGCACATGAAACTGCATAGCATCAATCATAGTTATTTTAAGTTAGATGGCGGAGCCATGTATGGAGTTGTTCCCAAATCACTCTGGAACAAATTGAATCCTGCCGACGAAAACAATCTTTGCAACTGGGCATTAAGAAGTTTGGTAATTGAAGACGAGGGACGATTGATTTTGATTGATACAGGCATGGGCTTTAAACAAGATGCGAAATTCTTTGGACACTACGGTATGTCTGATACAAAGCAGATAGATGAAGCTTTGGGACAAATTGGATTTACCAGAAATGATATTACAGATGTATTTCATACCCACCTGCATTTTGACCATTGCGGGGGTAGCATAGAAAAAATAGGAGACAAACTGGTTACGGCATTTCCCAATGCAATATACTGGAGCAACCCGATACATTGGGATTGGGCGGTGAATCCCAATGACAGAGAAAAAGCATCATTTTTAAAAGAAAATATTTTACCCATTCAGAATAGCGGGCAATTAAAAATGATAGACGCACCTGCCAATGAATTTACCAGCGATGGTTTATTGGAATCAGTTCCCTTTACCAATAACATTTGTATCCGTTTTGTTAATGGTCATACCAGGAGCATGATGTTACCTCAGATTCAGTATAGGGGAAAAACCATAGTTTACATGGCAGATTTATTACCTTCTGCTTCGCATATACCCTTGCCTTATGTAATGGGCTATGATATGTTTCCTCTCACTACCCTGAAGGAGAAAAAAACCTTCTTGACAGAAGCCGTAAACAAGGATTACATTTTATTCTTTGAACATGATCCAAGTATTGAATGCTGCACCCTGCAGCAAACAGAAAAAGGGGTCAGAATGAAAGAAGCTATTCA is a genomic window of Sediminibacterium sp. TEGAF015 containing:
- a CDS encoding cell division protein FtsX; protein product: MAQAGKASLKRGKPNYIYTIIGVALVLLIMGIMGWFFLNLNAVGNTFKEDIRLSAYMRTLNKDTIAQIQQYIAAKPYAKNVLYVDKNTAKEIWNKENNEDWAKILDVNPLPESIDFYAKAEYVNKDSLAVISADLMAAYGNQITDLQYPKSLVTNLNERASKIGLIFLVVAITLCVIVIISIDNTIRLAMFSNRFLIKTMQMVGATQSFIARPLNVRAIINGLISSGIAIVLMFSLIGWAEAQFPQLKAIRNTNHTLLLFGGLILLGVGISVLSTHRSVLKYLKMKLDDLY
- a CDS encoding DUF3098 domain-containing protein; protein product: MSANNKTTPLFSKDNFLFMLIGGLVIALGMYLMSGGKSDDPSVFSNTEVYSKTRITIAPILIVVGLLIEVYAIFKKPKTA
- a CDS encoding undecaprenyl-diphosphate phosphatase; this translates as MTHLEAVIIAIIEGITEFLPISSTGHMIIASSFMGIAKDDFTKLFEVAIQLGAICSVVILFRGKFFPLNRWKFYLKLIIAVLPALILGALFSDTIDALLESPMVVSITMVLGGVALIFIDSFFKNPTISVDEEISNKKSFVIGFWQCVAMIPGVSRSAASIIGGMQQGLTRKLSAEFSFFLAVPTMAAATGYKLLKAYTETPDLIFTRNNIILLGLGNVVAFLVALLAIKFFITYLQKYGFKLFGWYRVIVGLILIILILTGHLK
- a CDS encoding MFS transporter, whose protein sequence is MSVTTASKKVINGWAMYDWGNSAYNLVITSTIFPAYYEAVTGDGNDQTLNDTVTLFGREYVNTALYNYALAIAFIVVALLSPILSSIADYKGNKKQFLFFFCTLGSAACSALYFYDKTNLAFGLACLIIACIGFWSSLVFYNSFLPEIAAPEDRDKVSAKGFAMGYIGSMILQVICFVFVLSPDSFGITVGKASQLSFLLVGIWWWGFGQLALKRLPKSVPAGGTKSNKEVFAGGYKELSKVWTQIQSMPVLKRFLFSFFFYNMGVQTVMLVATLYGKSELNIPTMNLIIAILIIQFIAIPGAYTIAWVSKITSNFKALMITIAFWIVLCVIGYTLPRNGIYEFYGLAVLVGFVMGGIQALSRSTYAKLMPETKDTTSYFSFYDVTEKVSIVVGMFSFGYINELSGSQRNSVLVLVIFFVIGLLILFSGAKLQSKQKAHETA
- a CDS encoding MBL fold metallo-hydrolase, with product MKLHSINHSYFKLDGGAMYGVVPKSLWNKLNPADENNLCNWALRSLVIEDEGRLILIDTGMGFKQDAKFFGHYGMSDTKQIDEALGQIGFTRNDITDVFHTHLHFDHCGGSIEKIGDKLVTAFPNAIYWSNPIHWDWAVNPNDREKASFLKENILPIQNSGQLKMIDAPANEFTSDGLLESVPFTNNICIRFVNGHTRSMMLPQIQYRGKTIVYMADLLPSASHIPLPYVMGYDMFPLTTLKEKKTFLTEAVNKDYILFFEHDPSIECCTLQQTEKGVRMKEAIQLADL